From the Leptospira montravelensis genome, one window contains:
- a CDS encoding NAD-dependent epimerase/dehydratase family protein: MANKVLVTGGCGFLGSHVCELFRKEGWDVVSFDNMTKYELKRTGYGSDATRDYNWNYLKSIGVTMVKGDIRNLEHLMDRSVDCDYIIHTAAQPAMTISWEDPELDFSTNVIGTFNVMEAARKHKIPVVNTSSIHVYGNSINDSLTEGKTSYERNPVEISVAQPTMVGQISPLHASKMSAEHYVRSYTDMYGVKAASFRFTGIYGERQFGGEDHGWVANFAIRSVFGLPLRIFGTGKQTRDILHAEDGAKSYLDFFKNPIPGVYNIGGASPHKISLLECISLIGEILGKKQEILFEVERPGDMRYFICDITEAKKFGFNPKILPKEGVTRLLKWIEANKDVFNISGK; encoded by the coding sequence ATGGCGAATAAAGTATTGGTAACAGGCGGATGCGGATTTTTAGGATCCCATGTTTGTGAATTATTTCGTAAAGAAGGTTGGGATGTTGTTAGTTTTGACAACATGACAAAATATGAATTAAAACGCACAGGTTATGGAAGTGATGCCACTCGGGATTATAACTGGAATTATTTAAAATCAATTGGTGTCACAATGGTAAAAGGTGACATTCGAAACCTAGAACATTTGATGGATCGTTCTGTTGATTGTGATTATATCATTCACACAGCGGCACAACCTGCGATGACCATTTCTTGGGAAGACCCGGAGCTTGATTTTTCAACCAACGTGATTGGTACTTTTAACGTAATGGAAGCAGCAAGGAAACATAAAATTCCGGTTGTAAATACTTCCTCCATTCACGTTTACGGGAACTCAATTAACGATAGTTTAACGGAAGGGAAAACATCATACGAAAGAAATCCAGTGGAAATTTCCGTTGCACAACCAACAATGGTGGGTCAAATTTCTCCTCTTCATGCTTCGAAAATGAGTGCTGAACACTATGTCCGTTCTTACACGGATATGTATGGTGTAAAGGCAGCTAGTTTCCGTTTTACGGGTATTTACGGCGAACGTCAGTTTGGTGGCGAAGATCATGGTTGGGTTGCAAATTTTGCGATTCGTTCAGTTTTTGGTTTGCCTCTCCGTATTTTTGGAACGGGAAAACAAACTCGCGATATTTTGCATGCCGAAGATGGCGCAAAATCTTATTTAGATTTTTTTAAAAATCCTATCCCTGGTGTTTATAATATTGGTGGTGCAAGCCCTCATAAAATTTCACTTTTGGAATGTATAAGTCTCATTGGTGAAATACTAGGAAAAAAACAAGAGATACTTTTTGAAGTAGAAAGACCAGGTGACATGCGTTATTTTATTTGTGACATCACGGAAGCAAAAAAATTCGGCTTTAATCCTAAAATTCTTCCAAAAGAAGGAGTCACTAGACTTCTCAAATGGATTGAAGCGAATAAAGACGTATTCAATATTTCTGGGAAGTAG
- a CDS encoding glycosyltransferase family 2 protein, which yields MSNKTLVVIPAYNEAATIEEVVRGAIVYADVSVTDDASKDATPTILANLQKEFGNRLHVIRHEKNTHIPKGIQDGMKYAVEKGYDWVITMDAGLSHDASYLKEFQSFPECDLVIGSRTSTVNVPLYRKFISWLAAKVMNYCLSKGIFNLFGANLRDCTSGYRRYSKPMVQKIATYPLESVAFDFHMEALSIVANHDGTIRELPIRYIFSNSSFNRKVLKLAIQFAKKLLLRKWKLIPQYP from the coding sequence ATGTCAAATAAAACACTGGTTGTCATCCCTGCTTACAATGAAGCCGCAACGATTGAAGAAGTGGTACGGGGTGCCATTGTTTATGCAGATGTTTCTGTAACAGATGATGCCAGTAAAGATGCCACACCAACCATTTTGGCCAATCTGCAGAAAGAGTTTGGCAATAGACTCCATGTGATTCGGCATGAAAAAAATACTCATATCCCAAAAGGAATCCAAGACGGCATGAAATATGCTGTGGAAAAGGGCTACGATTGGGTCATTACAATGGATGCAGGGCTTTCGCATGACGCCAGTTATTTGAAAGAATTTCAATCTTTTCCAGAATGTGATTTAGTTATTGGTTCCAGAACTTCCACTGTAAATGTACCTTTGTATCGTAAGTTTATTTCCTGGCTTGCAGCAAAGGTGATGAACTATTGTTTGTCCAAAGGAATTTTCAATCTATTTGGTGCCAATTTACGAGACTGCACAAGTGGTTACAGAAGGTATTCGAAACCGATGGTACAAAAAATTGCAACTTATCCATTAGAGTCTGTTGCTTTCGATTTTCATATGGAAGCTCTCTCTATTGTAGCAAATCATGACGGAACTATTAGAGAACTTCCTATACGTTATATTTTTTCCAATAGCAGCTTTAACCGTAAGGTTTTAAAACTGGCAATTCAATTTGCAAAAAAACTTTTGTTACGAAAATGGAAACTGATCCCACAATATCCGTAA
- a CDS encoding DUF1574 domain-containing protein, giving the protein MLKARFLFYPVILLLFLFLVDSLFRIPYIQTITKIDLTAINYKAKSDFLKKLVTEKPGVHSPKTKKIMLILGSSRLLYFDHDELVSFYPDWEIYNLSSAVTTPAYYDFQLTKVLDAGIKPDLVIMETDPNQFNQNSVFKSSNLTYSFDLPYVLSNISLFGKDHVSFYLGRKLFAVGTYKPYIDQMWRNYKNPFLENAFVMHKDTYDYILSHNGNGLSPVDNYMEKDSNSLQMTSHRTLDWLFASYVRSPMQFGFYEKILNRLQSEKIKTIIVWPLSSPDFETLMEKEALVKTWEKEIDELTNNYNFPLLKLKNDPSYTCNAFADGGHVAKDCYRSLMRSILLEYFRKYEPNRL; this is encoded by the coding sequence ATGCTCAAGGCACGGTTTCTTTTTTACCCGGTTATCCTTTTATTATTTTTGTTTTTGGTAGATTCTTTATTTCGAATCCCCTACATTCAGACAATTACCAAAATTGATTTAACAGCCATTAACTATAAAGCCAAATCAGATTTTTTGAAAAAACTGGTAACTGAAAAACCAGGTGTCCATTCGCCAAAAACGAAAAAAATCATGTTGATTTTGGGATCTTCTCGCCTTCTCTATTTTGATCACGACGAACTTGTATCTTTTTACCCAGATTGGGAAATTTATAATTTGTCTTCTGCCGTAACAACTCCCGCTTATTACGATTTCCAACTGACAAAAGTATTGGATGCAGGAATCAAACCAGATTTAGTCATTATGGAAACGGATCCCAATCAGTTTAATCAGAATTCTGTATTCAAAAGTTCTAATTTAACTTATAGTTTCGACTTACCATACGTTCTTTCTAATATCAGTTTGTTTGGGAAAGATCATGTTTCCTTTTATCTTGGTCGTAAACTTTTTGCTGTAGGAACTTATAAGCCGTATATAGATCAAATGTGGAGAAATTATAAAAATCCATTTTTAGAAAATGCCTTTGTGATGCATAAAGACACTTATGATTATATCCTCAGTCATAATGGAAATGGATTGTCTCCCGTTGATAATTATATGGAAAAGGACTCTAATTCCTTACAGATGACTAGCCATAGAACTTTGGATTGGTTATTTGCATCCTATGTTCGTAGCCCAATGCAGTTTGGGTTTTATGAAAAAATTCTAAATCGATTGCAGTCTGAAAAAATTAAAACTATTATTGTCTGGCCTCTTTCTTCTCCAGATTTCGAAACTCTAATGGAAAAAGAAGCGTTAGTGAAAACTTGGGAAAAAGAAATTGATGAACTTACAAATAATTACAATTTCCCTCTATTAAAACTAAAGAATGATCCATCTTATACGTGTAATGCGTTCGCAGATGGAGGCCATGTTGCAAAAGATTGTTACCGAAGTTTGATGCGGTCTATTTTATTGGAATACTTTCGAAAGTACGAGCCGAATCGTTTATAA
- a CDS encoding SAM-dependent methyltransferase, which translates to MEKSQNQSLLEDTIDSELFTELKNKSIADQFPIYKKFFFKAMSSMKRGSLRMILPNGEQVIIGNQNSSFDPKFHSALIHVKNPAFFKKSVIYGDIGFSESYLTGDWETDSIENVISWFILNVDDSPSLSGAKKKLFHLDLFNLGNKFLHFLRKNTLTGSKKNIVEHYDLGNKFYKLFLDPTMTYSSAYFESLEDSLEEAQTKKVDKLCQKLKLNPADHLLEIGSGWGFLSIHAAKNYGCRVTTVTLSEEQYAYAKERIEKEGLTDKIEIRIQDYRKIEGQFTKIVSVEMLEAVGDAYYETFFQKCQDLLTRDGIMALQVITCPDSRFTSFKNGIDFIQKHIFPGSLLPSIGRMNQAINRTGDMYLFHLEDMGLSYAKTLRLWLKAFEENLTEVRTQGYSETFIRKWRYYLAYCAAAFQMRNISVVQSVYVRPNNLNL; encoded by the coding sequence TTGGAAAAATCACAGAACCAGTCCCTCTTAGAAGACACGATTGATTCAGAACTTTTTACCGAATTAAAGAACAAGTCTATCGCAGATCAGTTCCCTATTTACAAAAAATTTTTTTTTAAAGCAATGAGTTCCATGAAACGTGGATCTCTTAGAATGATCCTACCAAATGGAGAACAAGTGATTATTGGAAATCAAAACTCTTCTTTTGATCCAAAATTTCATTCAGCACTGATCCATGTAAAAAACCCTGCTTTCTTCAAGAAATCAGTGATATATGGTGATATTGGATTTTCTGAATCTTATTTAACGGGAGATTGGGAAACTGATTCCATTGAAAATGTAATTTCTTGGTTTATATTGAATGTGGATGATAGCCCAAGTCTTTCTGGTGCAAAAAAGAAACTATTTCATTTGGATTTATTCAATTTAGGCAATAAATTCCTACATTTTTTAAGAAAAAACACCTTAACAGGAAGTAAAAAAAATATAGTAGAACATTATGATTTAGGAAACAAATTTTATAAATTGTTCTTAGATCCAACAATGACTTATAGTTCTGCGTATTTTGAATCCTTAGAAGATAGTTTGGAAGAAGCCCAAACTAAAAAAGTGGATAAACTTTGCCAAAAGTTAAAACTAAACCCAGCGGACCATCTTTTGGAGATTGGAAGTGGTTGGGGGTTTTTATCGATTCATGCAGCAAAAAATTACGGCTGTCGTGTGACAACTGTTACACTTTCAGAAGAACAATATGCCTATGCCAAAGAAAGAATCGAGAAAGAAGGCCTTACTGACAAAATCGAAATTCGGATCCAAGACTACCGAAAGATTGAAGGACAATTTACTAAAATTGTATCTGTAGAAATGTTGGAAGCAGTAGGGGATGCCTACTACGAAACATTTTTCCAAAAGTGCCAGGACCTTTTAACAAGAGATGGGATTATGGCATTACAAGTAATCACTTGTCCCGATTCTAGATTTACCTCTTTTAAAAACGGAATCGATTTCATCCAGAAACATATTTTCCCTGGTTCTCTATTGCCTTCCATAGGTCGTATGAACCAAGCGATCAATCGTACGGGGGATATGTATTTATTCCACTTGGAAGATATGGGATTAAGTTATGCGAAGACACTTAGGCTTTGGCTCAAAGCCTTTGAAGAAAATTTGACAGAGGTAAGAACCCAAGGTTATAGTGAAACCTTTATTAGAAAATGGAGATACTATTTGGCATATTGTGCAGCGGCATTTCAAATGAGAAATATTAGTGTTGTTCAATCTGTTTACGTAAGACCAAACAACCTGAACCTCTGA
- a CDS encoding peptidase MA family protein, translating into MHLKQLVLFPLIFITSFTFYCNPLNPKKEKNDDLVLLLGLYSLLGGSCFTGPDLWARDLVSQNSVCVPVELVGEGTNVVVYKERSLSVNYDLAKFAKDFDTITFPKLIATFGTPSDVDGDGKVKILVMDIKDGATANSAYVAGYYDPVNFFPDNFLSSIRSNYAEVLYLDGKELIAALSRDPNAFASTAAHEFQHLLRFPRMRAANQTDELWINEGTSEVASDIAGYGPQTGRMDCYSGVNDSRCSDGINGVSLIDWDNNSSNVLKQYSFAYVFMRYLYDSSGTTEAERQTFYRNTVIGSGGIRANSTGSLMSLFRTSANFNSTLLGSQNSEVFFRIYALLVTQSFGLTNSLSSVEYVNADGATATTVDLSSASGNYLLANSTTLTRIITNPVAPTVNRSSIKQGAANFYTATWGTPAMPGSTRKNYGRVTGAGNKGVFFWADSPSGFNASTKYLPTSEEGTNLSLPKKPRSLKSVIEETPTSGPTPICGIEFINDSARTFESIPIK; encoded by the coding sequence ATGCATTTAAAACAATTGGTCCTCTTCCCTCTGATTTTCATAACATCATTCACTTTTTATTGCAATCCGCTAAATCCCAAAAAAGAAAAAAATGACGATCTTGTACTTCTGCTTGGTTTGTATTCTCTACTAGGTGGAAGCTGTTTTACTGGTCCCGACCTTTGGGCCAGAGATTTAGTTTCACAAAACAGTGTTTGTGTTCCTGTCGAATTGGTTGGCGAAGGAACTAATGTAGTAGTTTATAAAGAAAGGTCTTTATCCGTTAACTATGATTTAGCGAAGTTTGCAAAAGACTTTGATACAATCACTTTTCCTAAACTCATAGCAACATTTGGAACACCTAGTGATGTGGATGGGGATGGCAAAGTGAAAATTCTTGTTATGGATATAAAGGATGGAGCCACAGCAAACAGTGCTTATGTGGCAGGATACTACGATCCAGTAAATTTTTTCCCTGACAATTTTTTATCCTCCATTCGATCCAATTATGCAGAAGTATTATATTTAGATGGGAAAGAACTGATTGCAGCACTTAGCCGGGATCCAAACGCTTTTGCTTCCACAGCTGCCCATGAATTTCAACACCTACTAAGGTTTCCAAGAATGCGCGCTGCTAACCAAACAGATGAACTATGGATCAATGAAGGTACAAGTGAAGTGGCTAGTGACATCGCAGGTTATGGACCACAAACCGGTCGTATGGATTGTTATTCAGGCGTAAATGACTCAAGGTGTAGTGACGGAATCAATGGAGTATCTCTAATAGATTGGGACAATAACAGTTCCAATGTCTTAAAACAATATTCTTTTGCGTATGTGTTTATGCGTTATTTATATGATAGTTCTGGAACCACTGAGGCTGAGAGACAAACCTTCTATCGGAACACTGTGATTGGTTCGGGGGGGATTCGAGCGAATTCTACAGGAAGTTTAATGAGTTTATTTCGAACTTCCGCCAATTTTAATTCTACATTACTTGGATCTCAAAACTCAGAAGTCTTTTTTCGAATTTATGCCCTTCTTGTAACCCAGAGTTTTGGACTTACCAACAGTCTTTCTTCTGTGGAATATGTAAATGCCGATGGAGCCACAGCCACTACCGTAGACTTGTCATCGGCTTCTGGAAATTATCTTTTGGCAAATAGTACAACACTTACAAGAATCATCACAAATCCCGTGGCACCAACAGTCAATCGTTCCTCAATCAAACAAGGTGCTGCAAACTTTTATACGGCTACCTGGGGAACTCCTGCCATGCCAGGGAGTACTAGAAAAAACTATGGAAGAGTCACAGGCGCAGGAAACAAAGGTGTCTTTTTTTGGGCAGACTCCCCCTCTGGATTCAATGCGAGTACAAAATACCTTCCCACGAGTGAAGAAGGAACAAATCTATCCTTACCAAAAAAACCTAGATCCCTAAAATCGGTAATTGAAGAGACACCAACTTCCGGACCAACTCCAATTTGTGGAATCGAGTTTATAAACGATTCGGCTCGTACTTTCGAAAGTATTCCAATAAAATAG
- a CDS encoding NAD(P)/FAD-dependent oxidoreductase, giving the protein MKETLAIVGTGIAGLGSAYFLKNDFDITIFDSADYIGGHTNTVMVEEEGIQIPIDTGFIVFNHVTYPNLLRLFQTLNVPTKKSDMSFSVQHDPTKLEFCGSGLSGLFAQKKNLFRPRYLKMLLEIDRFNQSAPKVLDDPKYDDWNLGRYMEAFGYGKDILNFYLIPMSSAVWSTPPDLMLEFPAKSLIRFFYNHGFLGLNTQHQWYTVDGGSHEYIKRIVPPIQDRFRLNSPVKQVNRTADGKVELVFGEGKKQIFDKVLLATHGHISSKMLGNPTNLEKELLPLYKYQHNTATLHTDASDMPNLASCWSSWNYKIVEDGTGKQNPYTIYWMNRLQNVSKKQNYFVTINDPNRVAKNKIIRKIDYEHPLFSVEASLGQNRLQELNESGPIYYAGAYFRYGFHEDGFLSAVNVSHKILKRDPWT; this is encoded by the coding sequence GTGAAAGAAACTTTAGCTATTGTTGGTACAGGAATCGCAGGTCTTGGTTCCGCATATTTTTTAAAAAATGATTTTGATATAACGATTTTTGACAGCGCCGATTATATCGGAGGTCATACAAACACAGTGATGGTAGAAGAAGAAGGGATTCAGATCCCTATTGATACCGGTTTTATTGTGTTTAATCATGTGACTTATCCTAATCTTCTTAGGCTTTTTCAAACATTAAATGTTCCCACTAAAAAATCAGATATGTCTTTTAGTGTGCAACATGATCCCACCAAACTGGAGTTCTGTGGGTCAGGCCTTTCGGGTTTATTTGCTCAGAAAAAGAATCTATTTCGGCCTCGGTATCTCAAGATGTTACTCGAAATCGATAGGTTCAATCAGTCAGCCCCAAAGGTTTTAGACGATCCTAAATATGATGATTGGAATTTGGGTCGGTACATGGAGGCATTCGGGTATGGAAAAGATATTCTCAATTTTTATTTAATTCCTATGAGTTCTGCCGTTTGGTCCACACCCCCCGATTTGATGTTGGAATTTCCGGCTAAATCACTCATTCGGTTTTTTTACAACCACGGATTTTTGGGGCTAAATACCCAACACCAATGGTATACGGTGGATGGCGGTTCTCATGAATATATCAAACGTATCGTCCCCCCGATCCAAGACAGATTTCGATTGAATAGTCCCGTCAAACAAGTGAACCGAACGGCTGATGGGAAAGTGGAACTTGTGTTTGGTGAAGGGAAAAAACAGATTTTTGATAAGGTTTTACTTGCCACTCATGGCCATATTTCTTCGAAAATGTTAGGAAATCCTACAAATTTGGAAAAGGAGCTCCTACCACTTTACAAATACCAACACAACACCGCCACCTTACATACAGATGCGAGTGATATGCCGAACCTAGCCTCTTGTTGGTCAAGTTGGAACTACAAAATTGTAGAAGATGGAACGGGAAAACAAAACCCTTACACAATTTATTGGATGAATCGTTTGCAAAACGTTTCTAAAAAACAAAATTATTTTGTGACCATCAATGATCCGAATCGTGTCGCAAAAAACAAAATCATTCGAAAAATAGATTATGAACATCCACTTTTTTCTGTAGAAGCCTCTCTTGGGCAAAACCGTTTACAGGAATTAAATGAATCTGGACCCATTTATTATGCGGGTGCTTACTTTAGGTATGGATTTCATGAAGACGGATTTTTATCAGCGGTCAATGTATCGCATAAAATTCTAAAGAGGGATCCGTGGACTTAA
- a CDS encoding sugar phosphate nucleotidyltransferase, with translation MKKIRIGVIAAAGKGTRAYPRTSFIPKPLFVIEGKSILHRNVELMVKTFGIEKVYVLVGHLKEQIIAEIDHIRLALPKVVIEPVDWTEKGLASDVASLERTIHEPFLTILGDEFYYRTDHEIFLKVFKKHPQMAASIGVVKTSLLSRIRKNYSVVLENEKILNLVEKPENPPNELLGLGSYFFTPEYFEFFKKTPVSSKSGVIEITDVIDKMAKESKGGVYATMLSCDYFNINSMQDYYHAVYEVRNDLFHKFKTSLVIPTNNNERSITDVIVDFKDKFNEIIVIDNESTDETLTLSKKEKVKTYTFPGDGDSTRLGEQVRRGIEYATGDIIVVVSPDGSFRSKDFPKLLEYMKDSDMVIGTRTTRQMIEQGSNLKPLYRLVNLLMGKLVEVFWWGQEPRFTDVDCQFFSVWRESYERVKPQLVVEDRKFIVELMIDIVRSHMRCIEIPVSYFKPVGQVEYRLRDMITDSIHIMKLILSKKFYLGEDRDGE, from the coding sequence TTGAAAAAGATCAGAATTGGGGTCATTGCGGCTGCCGGAAAAGGAACCCGAGCATATCCCCGAACCAGTTTCATTCCAAAACCACTCTTCGTCATCGAAGGTAAGTCCATTCTCCACCGCAATGTGGAACTAATGGTCAAAACCTTTGGGATTGAAAAAGTCTATGTTCTTGTAGGACATCTCAAAGAACAAATCATTGCAGAGATCGATCATATTCGTTTGGCACTTCCCAAAGTTGTGATTGAACCTGTGGATTGGACAGAAAAGGGTTTGGCATCTGATGTGGCCAGTCTCGAAAGAACCATCCATGAACCTTTTTTGACAATTCTTGGTGATGAATTTTATTACCGAACCGATCATGAAATCTTTTTAAAAGTTTTTAAAAAACACCCACAAATGGCAGCCTCCATCGGGGTTGTGAAAACATCCTTACTTTCCAGAATTCGTAAAAATTATTCAGTTGTATTAGAAAATGAGAAAATTCTAAATTTAGTTGAAAAACCAGAAAATCCACCGAACGAACTTTTGGGATTGGGCAGTTATTTTTTTACGCCCGAGTATTTTGAGTTTTTTAAAAAAACGCCAGTTTCTTCAAAATCAGGTGTGATAGAGATAACGGATGTTATCGATAAGATGGCAAAGGAGTCCAAAGGGGGAGTGTATGCAACCATGCTCAGTTGCGATTACTTCAACATCAACTCCATGCAGGATTATTACCATGCTGTTTATGAAGTAAGAAATGATTTGTTTCATAAATTTAAAACCAGTTTGGTAATCCCCACAAATAACAATGAAAGATCAATCACAGATGTGATTGTTGACTTCAAAGATAAATTTAATGAAATCATTGTTATCGATAACGAATCTACTGACGAAACTCTGACTCTCAGTAAAAAAGAAAAAGTAAAAACTTATACCTTCCCTGGTGATGGTGATTCTACGAGACTCGGAGAACAAGTGAGAAGGGGGATAGAATATGCAACAGGTGATATCATCGTAGTAGTATCTCCTGATGGTTCTTTTCGCTCTAAAGACTTTCCCAAATTACTCGAATACATGAAAGACTCGGATATGGTAATTGGGACTCGCACCACAAGACAGATGATCGAACAAGGCTCTAATTTAAAACCTTTGTATCGTTTGGTGAATCTGCTTATGGGTAAGTTGGTAGAAGTATTTTGGTGGGGACAAGAACCACGATTTACCGACGTTGACTGTCAGTTTTTTTCTGTTTGGCGAGAGTCTTACGAACGAGTTAAACCACAACTTGTTGTAGAAGACCGTAAGTTTATTGTTGAACTTATGATTGATATCGTAAGGTCTCATATGCGTTGTATTGAAATCCCAGTATCTTATTTCAAACCAGTGGGCCAGGTGGAATACCGGTTACGTGACATGATCACTGATTCTATCCATATAATGAAATTAATATTATCTAAAAAGTTTTACCTAGGAGAAGATCGCGATGGCGAATAA
- a CDS encoding DUF1365 domain-containing protein has product MYRADVFHTRTAPKPNQFQYRIFNFYLDLSEIDQLSHESFWFSRNRWNLFSFYDKDHIQFEKGTVYENVKSFLEASGVRNIGKIYLLTNLRVLGYVFNPVSFYFCYDTDGRPLVSIAEVGNTFGEIKPYVGYFKKAKGTIADPDVYIREQKNFYVSPFISLDSEFEFRLNLPGDQLQIGVDSFENGKRILTTSFLGKKIPFHSKYLLKLFIEFPFITVKVITLIHWQAFKLWIKKIPYIQKHQNLEKQTGVPLGKITEPVPLRRHD; this is encoded by the coding sequence ATGTATCGAGCGGACGTGTTTCATACACGTACCGCTCCAAAACCCAATCAATTCCAATACCGAATCTTTAATTTTTATTTGGACTTATCAGAAATAGACCAGTTGTCCCACGAAAGTTTTTGGTTTTCCAGGAACCGTTGGAATTTGTTTTCTTTTTATGATAAAGACCATATCCAATTTGAAAAAGGAACAGTATATGAAAATGTTAAGTCCTTTTTGGAAGCATCTGGAGTCAGAAACATTGGAAAGATTTATTTACTTACCAACCTCCGAGTACTTGGATATGTTTTTAATCCCGTAAGTTTCTATTTCTGTTATGATACCGATGGCAGGCCACTCGTATCGATCGCAGAAGTAGGGAATACCTTTGGGGAAATCAAACCTTACGTTGGTTATTTTAAGAAAGCGAAGGGTACCATTGCGGATCCTGATGTTTATATCCGCGAACAAAAGAATTTTTATGTCTCACCGTTTATCAGTTTGGATTCAGAATTTGAATTTCGATTGAACCTACCGGGGGATCAATTGCAGATTGGTGTCGACTCTTTTGAAAATGGAAAACGAATTTTAACAACTTCCTTTCTTGGAAAAAAAATTCCATTTCATTCAAAATACTTGTTAAAACTTTTTATCGAATTTCCATTTATCACCGTCAAAGTAATAACATTGATTCATTGGCAAGCGTTCAAACTTTGGATCAAAAAAATTCCGTACATTCAAAAACACCAAAACTTAGAGAAACAAACAGGAGTTCCCCTTGGAAAAATCACAGAACCAGTCCCTCTTAGAAGACACGATTGA
- a CDS encoding SRPBCC family protein, whose amino-acid sequence MRETKSEFTFDEPIEKLWSGVTVYEVLVHWLADEVRGRPKVGGDFSWTWKLGLEGDFTTHGIYKKIEPLKELVMEWKDHPADPTGSIYLQLLFESLGPNQSKLTIVNGGFPGGESSDVWIEGAKEAWDGQAVQLKDFLKENPDITKFFKKS is encoded by the coding sequence ATGAGAGAAACAAAATCCGAATTCACCTTTGATGAACCAATTGAGAAATTATGGTCGGGTGTTACCGTCTATGAAGTGTTAGTCCATTGGTTGGCAGACGAGGTAAGAGGAAGGCCAAAAGTAGGCGGTGATTTTTCTTGGACTTGGAAATTGGGACTCGAAGGTGATTTTACCACTCATGGAATTTATAAAAAAATCGAACCATTAAAAGAATTGGTGATGGAATGGAAAGATCATCCTGCTGATCCAACAGGATCCATTTATTTACAATTATTGTTTGAATCTTTAGGTCCTAATCAATCTAAACTAACAATTGTTAATGGAGGATTCCCTGGTGGAGAAAGTTCAGATGTTTGGATCGAAGGTGCCAAAGAAGCTTGGGATGGACAAGCTGTTCAGTTAAAAGACTTTTTAAAAGAGAATCCAGACATTACAAAATTTTTTAAAAAATCTTGA
- a CDS encoding PLU-1-like domain protein codes for MEYPELETYFQKLTDITDRIAMMNNHFDATPEIDIPQLSEFFADIQSKDWENTDREYYELFTSYFTFHVKTVEEIIQEAREILNPENREYVKKLVSHIRNSEDWFANLKKKRKLARTQVA; via the coding sequence ATGGAATATCCCGAATTGGAAACGTATTTCCAGAAATTAACTGATATAACAGACCGTATCGCAATGATGAATAATCATTTTGATGCGACACCTGAGATCGACATACCACAGTTATCTGAGTTTTTCGCAGACATTCAATCAAAGGATTGGGAAAATACGGACAGAGAGTATTATGAACTCTTTACCAGTTATTTTACTTTCCACGTGAAGACTGTGGAAGAAATCATTCAAGAAGCACGCGAAATTTTGAATCCTGAAAACAGAGAGTATGTAAAAAAATTAGTAAGCCATATCCGTAACTCGGAAGATTGGTTTGCCAATCTCAAAAAGAAACGTAAACTCGCTCGCACACAAGTCGCTTAG